The following proteins come from a genomic window of Desmospora profundinema:
- the hutU gene encoding urocanate hydratase, with protein MDKQAAEHVIRAPRGSSLNTRGWVQEAALRMLMNNLDPDVAERPEDLVVYGGIGKAARDWSSYHAIVETLKRLGDEETMLIQSGKPVAVFRTHRDAPRVLLANSNLVPRWANWDHFHELDQKGLMMYGQMTAGSWIYIGSQGILQGTYETFASCARQHFGGSLKGRIVVTAGLGGMGGAQPLSVTLNDGVMIAVEADPGRIQRRLDTRYLDRMTTSLDEAIRLAEEAKEKGRPLSIGLVGNAAEVLPKMVEIGFTPDVVTDQTSAHDPLNGYLPRGMTLEEADAMRKHNPDQLVAQAKESMAVHVKAMLDMQQKGSIAFDYGNNIRQVAHDEGVTDAFSFPGFVPAYIRPQFCEGKGPFRWVALSGDPSDIHQTDEVILREFADNTHLCRWIRMAREKVEFQGLPSRICWLGYGERARFGRIINEMVASGKLKAPIVIGRDHLDSGSVASPNRETEGMQDGSDAVADWPILNALINAVGGASWVSLHHGGGVGMGYSLHAGMVIVADGTPEAARRLNRVLTTDPGMGVVRHADAGYEAAIRTAQETGLDMPMLDSKP; from the coding sequence ATGGACAAACAGGCGGCGGAACATGTCATCCGCGCCCCGCGGGGCAGCAGTTTAAACACACGGGGATGGGTACAGGAAGCGGCTTTGCGTATGCTGATGAACAACCTGGACCCGGATGTGGCGGAACGCCCCGAGGATTTGGTCGTGTACGGCGGCATCGGCAAAGCGGCACGGGATTGGTCGTCTTATCACGCCATTGTGGAGACATTGAAACGGTTGGGCGATGAAGAAACGATGCTGATCCAATCCGGTAAACCGGTAGCGGTATTTCGTACACACCGGGATGCGCCGCGGGTCCTTCTGGCCAACTCCAACCTGGTTCCTCGATGGGCAAATTGGGACCACTTTCACGAATTAGACCAAAAAGGGTTAATGATGTACGGTCAGATGACGGCGGGGAGCTGGATTTACATCGGCAGTCAGGGCATTTTGCAAGGAACGTATGAAACCTTCGCCTCCTGTGCACGCCAGCACTTTGGCGGCAGCCTGAAAGGACGAATCGTGGTAACGGCGGGACTGGGCGGCATGGGGGGAGCCCAACCACTGTCCGTCACCTTAAACGATGGAGTCATGATCGCGGTGGAAGCCGATCCCGGCCGAATCCAGCGACGCTTGGACACCCGCTATCTGGATCGCATGACGACCAGTCTGGATGAGGCGATCCGTCTGGCGGAAGAAGCGAAGGAAAAAGGCCGTCCCCTTTCCATCGGGCTGGTGGGAAATGCCGCTGAAGTGTTGCCGAAGATGGTGGAGATCGGGTTTACACCGGATGTGGTGACGGACCAGACATCCGCTCACGACCCCTTAAACGGCTATCTTCCCCGGGGAATGACACTGGAAGAAGCGGATGCCATGCGGAAACACAATCCCGACCAGTTGGTCGCCCAGGCGAAAGAAAGCATGGCCGTCCATGTCAAAGCCATGCTGGACATGCAGCAAAAGGGGAGCATCGCCTTTGATTACGGCAACAACATTCGTCAAGTGGCACACGATGAAGGCGTCACTGATGCCTTCTCTTTCCCCGGGTTTGTCCCGGCATACATCCGCCCGCAATTTTGCGAGGGGAAAGGCCCCTTCCGCTGGGTGGCCCTCTCCGGCGACCCTTCCGACATCCACCAAACCGATGAGGTGATTTTACGGGAATTTGCCGATAATACACACCTGTGCCGTTGGATCCGGATGGCCAGAGAAAAGGTGGAGTTTCAGGGGCTTCCCTCCCGTATTTGCTGGTTGGGTTACGGAGAGCGGGCCCGTTTTGGACGGATCATCAACGAGATGGTGGCCAGCGGGAAATTGAAAGCTCCCATCGTCATCGGACGGGATCATTTGGATTCCGGCTCTGTCGCCTCCCCCAACCGTGAAACAGAGGGAATGCAGGACGGCAGTGATGCTGTCGCCGACTGGCCCATCTTAAACGCCTTGATCAATGCTGTCGGTGGGGCGAGCTGGGTCTCTCTCCACCATGGCGGCGGTGTGGGAATGGGGTATTCACTCCATGCCGGCATGGTGATTGTAGCGGACGGTACTCCGGAAGCGGCCCGCAGACTGAACCGTGTCCTTACCACGGACCCGGGCATGGGTGTGGTGCGTCACGCTGACGCAGGTTACGAGGCTGCCATCCGCACCGCGCAGGAAACGGGACTGGATATGCCGATGCTGGATTCCAAACCATGA